One segment of Macrotis lagotis isolate mMagLag1 chromosome 1, bilby.v1.9.chrom.fasta, whole genome shotgun sequence DNA contains the following:
- the POU3F1 gene encoding POU domain, class 3, transcription factor 1, with protein sequence MATTAQYLPRGPGGGAGGAGPLMHPDAAAAAAAAAAAAAAAERLHAGAAYREVQKLMHHEWLGASAGHPVGLAHHQWLPAGGGGGGGGGGGGGGDWAGGPHLDHGKGGGGGRGDDGGGFHARLVHQGAAHAGAAWAQGGTPHHLGPAMSPSPGAGAGHQPQPLGLYAQAAGYPGAAGGGGLAGMLAAGGGGGGGAGPGLHHGLHEDGHEAQLEPSPPPHLGGHGHGHGHAGGLHAAHLHAGAGGGGGGSSVGEHSDEDAPSSDDLEQFAKQFKQRRIKLGFTQADVGLALGTLYGNVFSQTTICRFEALQLSFKNMCKLKPLLNKWLEETDSSTGSPTNLDKIAAQGRKRKKRTSIEVGVKGALESHFLKCPKPSAHEITGLADSLQLEKEVVRVWFCNRRQKEKRMTPAAGAGHPPMDDVYAPGELAPPGPGAGGASPPAAPPPAPLHHHHHTLQGSVQ encoded by the coding sequence ATGGCCACCACCGCGCAGTACCTGCCGCGGGGCccgggcggcggggccgggggcgccggGCCGCTCATGCACCCGGAcgcggcggccgcggcggcggcggcggcggcggccgcggcggcggcCGAGAGACTCCACGCGGGGGCCGCGTACCGCGAGGTGCAGAAGCTGATGCACCACGAGTGGCTGGGGGCGAGCGCGGGCCACCCCGTGGGCCTGGCCCATCACCAGTGGCTCcccgcgggcggcggcggcggcggcggcggcggcggcggcggcgggggcgacTGGGCCGGCGGCCCCCACTTGGACCACGGGAAGGGTGGAGGCGGCGGCCGCGGGGACGACGGCGGAGGCTTCCACGCGCGGCTGGTGCACCAGGGGGCGGCCCACGCGGGAGCGGCGTGGGCCCAGGGCGGCACGCCTCACCACCTCGGCCCGGCCATGTCGCCGTCCCCCGGGGCGGGCGCGGGCCACCAGCCGCAGCCCCTGGGGCTGTACGCGCAAGCCGCGGGGTACCCGGGCGCCGCCGGGGGCGGGGGCCTGGCGGGGATGCTGgcggccggcggcggcggcggcgggggcgcggGGCCCGGCCTGCACCACGGGCTGCACGAAGACGGACACGAGGCGCAGCTGGAGCCGTCGCCGCCGCCCCACCTGGGCGGGCACGGGCACGGGCACGGACACGCGGGCGGGCTGCACGCGGCTCACCTGCACGCgggcgcgggcggcggcggcggcggctcctcgGTCGGGGAGCACTCGGACGAGGACGCTCCGAGCTCCGACGACCTGGAGCAGTTCGCCAAGCAGTTCAAGCAGCGGCGCATCAAGCTGGGCTTCACGCAGGCCGACGTGGGGCTGGCGCTGGGCACCCTGTACGGCAACGTCTTCTCGCAGACCACCATCTGCCGCTTCGAGGCCCTGCAGCTGAGCTTCAAGAACATGTGCAAGCTGAAGCCGCTGCTGAACAAGTGGCTGGAGGAGACCGACTCGTCCACCGGCAGCCCCACCAACCTGGACAAGATCGCGGCGCAGGGCCGCAAGCGCAAGAAGCGCACCTCCATCGAGGTGGGCGTCAAGGGCGCCCTGGAGAGCCACTTCCTCAAGTGCCCCAAGCCCTCGGCGCACGAGATCACGGGCCTGGCCGACAGCCTGCAGCTGGAGAAGGAGGTGGTGCGCGTCTGGTTCTGCAACCGGCGGCAGAAGGAGAAGCGCATGACCCCGGCCGCGGGCGCCGGCCACCCGCCCATGGACGACGTGTACGCGCCGGGCGAGCTGGCGCCccccgggcccggggccgggggcgcctcgccgcccgccgccccgccgcccgccccgctgcaccaccaccaccacacgcTGCAGGGGTCGGTGCAGTGA